One stretch of Streptomyces sp. NBC_01363 DNA includes these proteins:
- the corA gene encoding magnesium/cobalt transporter CorA, producing MRAVIVDCAIYRDGRRTDGPADFSDALDEARATGDAFLWIGLHEPTEKEFALVSSEFGLHPLAVEDALSAHQRPKLEVYDDSLFAVIKPVVYEQTSDTVTTDELMAFIGDSFVVTVRHGEGAPLAAVRRRLEAEPEVLKHGPTAVLYAISDAVVDHYIEVAGELQVDLEELETEVFAPTGVGDTKSTAARIYTFKRQILEFRRATGPLSAPMARLAGADVPFVHEHSQPFFRDVSDHLTRANEYVEGLDRLLSDILSAHLAQVGVRQNDDMRKISAWAAMAAVPTMVAGVYGMNFDHMPELRWVWSYPVVIALMAVVVFALYRQFKRRGWL from the coding sequence ATGCGCGCCGTGATCGTGGACTGTGCCATCTACCGGGACGGGCGCCGCACCGACGGCCCCGCCGACTTCTCCGACGCCCTCGACGAGGCACGGGCCACCGGGGACGCGTTCCTCTGGATCGGGCTGCACGAGCCGACGGAGAAGGAGTTCGCGCTCGTCAGCAGCGAGTTCGGGCTGCATCCCCTGGCGGTGGAGGACGCCCTGAGCGCGCACCAGCGGCCCAAGCTGGAGGTGTACGACGACTCGCTCTTCGCCGTCATCAAACCGGTGGTGTACGAGCAGACCAGCGACACGGTCACCACCGACGAACTGATGGCCTTCATAGGCGATTCGTTCGTCGTGACGGTCCGGCACGGGGAGGGCGCGCCCCTCGCCGCGGTACGTCGCCGGCTGGAGGCCGAGCCGGAGGTACTCAAGCACGGGCCGACGGCGGTGCTGTACGCGATCAGCGACGCCGTCGTCGACCACTACATCGAGGTGGCGGGCGAGCTCCAGGTCGACCTGGAGGAGTTGGAGACCGAGGTGTTCGCGCCGACCGGCGTCGGCGACACCAAGAGCACCGCGGCCCGCATCTACACCTTCAAGCGGCAGATCCTGGAGTTCCGCCGGGCCACCGGTCCGCTGAGCGCCCCCATGGCCCGGCTGGCGGGCGCGGACGTGCCGTTCGTCCACGAACACTCGCAGCCGTTCTTCCGCGACGTCAGCGACCATCTGACGCGCGCCAACGAGTACGTGGAGGGGCTGGACCGGCTGCTCTCCGACATCCTCTCGGCCCATCTGGCCCAGGTGGGCGTGCGGCAGAACGACGACATGCGCAAGATCTCGGCCTGGGCGGCGATGGCCGCCGTGCCGACCATGGTGGCGGGGGTCTACGGCATGAACTTCGATCACATGCCGGAGCTCCGCTGGGTGTGGTCCTATCCGGTGGTGATCGCGCTGATGGCCGTCGTGGTCTTCGCGCTGTACCGGCAGTTCAAGCGCCGCGGCTGGCTCTGA
- a CDS encoding DUF3090 domain-containing protein has translation MSRQVFLYDPPDRFVAGTVGLPGRRTFFLQASSGGRVTSVALEKTQVAALAERIDELLDEVVRRTGGNSPVPAVAPMDVTDTAPLDVPVEEEFRVGTMALAWDGEEQRMIVEAQALVELDVDSDEDLAEAEERLLQDEENGPPMLRVRLSGAQARAFAKRALDVVNAGRPPCPLCSLPLDPEGHVCPRQNGYRRGA, from the coding sequence GTGTCCCGTCAGGTGTTCCTCTACGACCCCCCGGACCGTTTCGTGGCCGGTACGGTCGGATTGCCTGGACGCCGTACGTTCTTCCTGCAGGCATCCTCAGGCGGACGTGTCACCAGCGTGGCCCTGGAGAAGACCCAGGTGGCCGCGCTCGCCGAGCGGATCGACGAACTGCTCGACGAAGTGGTGCGGCGGACCGGCGGAAACTCCCCGGTGCCCGCCGTCGCACCGATGGACGTCACCGACACCGCGCCCCTGGACGTCCCCGTCGAGGAGGAGTTCCGGGTCGGCACGATGGCGCTCGCCTGGGACGGCGAGGAACAGCGCATGATCGTCGAGGCGCAGGCGCTGGTCGAGCTGGACGTGGACTCCGACGAGGACCTCGCCGAGGCCGAGGAGCGGTTGCTCCAGGACGAGGAGAACGGTCCGCCGATGCTCCGGGTCCGGCTCAGCGGCGCGCAGGCACGGGCCTTCGCCAAGCGAGCCCTGGACGTGGTGAACGCCGGACGTCCGCCGTGCCCGCTGTGCAGCCTGCCGCTCGATCCGGAAGGACACGTATGCCCGCGCCAGAACGGATACCGTCGCGGAGCCTGA
- a CDS encoding PAC2 family protein has protein sequence MIELEGVPELIDPVMVAAFEGWNDAGDAASTAVAHLDREWKGEVFAALDAEDYYDFQVNRPTVWLDGGVRKITWPTTRLSVVRVGGDKPRDLVLVRGIEPSMRWRSFCNEILGFAHELGVEMVVVLGALLGDTPHTRPVPVSGVTSDPDLARTMDLEETRYEGPTGIVGILQEACTHAGVPAVSLWAAVPHYVSQPPNPKATLALLNRLEDLIGLRIPLGELPEDARAWQLGVDQLAAEDSEVAEYVQTLEEARDTAELPEASGEAIAREFERYLRRRDIGPGQAPGGHATESGDASYLRDTSSGRTRPPKPARPETGGDTGPGAPPAGGPGRQPPADREGGDSGDGDGPQDSSEESPED, from the coding sequence GTGATCGAGCTCGAGGGGGTTCCCGAGCTGATCGACCCGGTCATGGTGGCCGCGTTCGAGGGATGGAACGACGCAGGGGACGCCGCCTCCACGGCGGTCGCGCACCTGGACCGGGAGTGGAAGGGCGAGGTGTTCGCGGCGCTGGACGCCGAGGACTACTACGACTTCCAGGTCAACCGGCCGACGGTGTGGCTGGACGGCGGGGTGCGCAAGATCACCTGGCCGACCACCAGACTCTCCGTGGTCCGCGTCGGCGGGGACAAGCCCCGCGATCTCGTCCTGGTCCGCGGTATCGAACCATCCATGCGCTGGCGCTCGTTCTGCAACGAGATCCTTGGCTTCGCCCATGAGCTGGGTGTGGAGATGGTGGTGGTCCTGGGCGCCCTGCTCGGCGACACCCCGCACACCCGCCCGGTTCCGGTCAGCGGAGTCACCTCCGATCCGGACCTGGCGCGGACCATGGACCTGGAGGAGACCAGGTACGAGGGGCCGACGGGCATCGTCGGCATCCTCCAGGAGGCCTGCACGCACGCGGGCGTGCCCGCGGTGAGCCTGTGGGCGGCGGTGCCGCACTATGTGTCGCAGCCGCCCAACCCGAAGGCCACGCTCGCGCTGCTGAACCGCCTGGAGGACCTGATCGGTCTGCGCATCCCGCTGGGCGAACTACCCGAGGACGCGCGCGCCTGGCAGCTCGGCGTCGACCAACTGGCCGCCGAGGACAGCGAGGTGGCCGAGTACGTGCAGACGCTGGAGGAGGCCCGGGACACCGCCGAGCTTCCCGAGGCGAGCGGCGAGGCCATCGCCCGGGAGTTCGAGCGCTATCTGCGCCGCAGGGACATCGGTCCGGGCCAGGCGCCGGGCGGGCACGCGACGGAGAGCGGCGACGCCTCGTATCTGCGCGACACCTCCAGCGGCCGGACCCGTCCGCCCAAGCCGGCCCGTCCCGAGACCGGCGGCGACACCGGGCCCGGCGCGCCGCCCGCGGGCGGACCCGGTCGGCAGCCACCGGCCGACCGGGAGGGCGGCGACAGCGGTGACGGCGACGGCCCGCAGGATTCGTCGGAGGAATCCCCGGAGGACTGA
- the mshC gene encoding cysteine--1-D-myo-inosityl 2-amino-2-deoxy-alpha-D-glucopyranoside ligase produces the protein MHAWPASEVPALPGKGRDLRIHDTATGGRITLDPGPVARIYVCGITPYDATHMGHAATYNAFDLVQRVWLDTKRQVHYVQNVTDVDDPLLERAVRDGQDWTELAERETALFREDMTALRMLPPKHYIGAVEAIPGIVPLVERLRDAGAAYELDGDVYFSVETDPHFGGVSNLDAEAMRLLSAERGGDPERPGKKNPLDPMLWMAAREGEPSWDGASLGPGRPGWHIECVAIALDHLGMGFDVQGGGSDLAFPHHEMGASHAQVLTGEYPFAQAYVHAGMVALDGEKMSKSRGNLVFVSKLRHDGVDPAAIRLALLSHHYRSDWEWTDQVLADAVERLARWRSAVSRPDGLPAEALVEEVREALADDLDAPAALAAVDRWAERQNADGGTDEGAPGLVSRTVDALLGVAL, from the coding sequence ATGCATGCCTGGCCCGCTTCTGAGGTCCCCGCCCTGCCTGGCAAGGGCCGCGACCTTCGGATCCACGACACCGCGACCGGCGGACGGATCACCCTTGACCCCGGTCCCGTCGCCCGCATCTATGTCTGCGGCATCACGCCGTACGACGCGACCCACATGGGTCATGCGGCGACCTACAACGCGTTCGACCTCGTTCAGCGCGTGTGGCTCGACACCAAGCGGCAGGTTCACTACGTCCAGAACGTGACCGACGTGGACGACCCGCTCCTGGAGCGGGCCGTGCGCGACGGTCAGGACTGGACCGAGCTCGCCGAGCGCGAGACGGCCCTGTTCCGCGAGGACATGACTGCCCTGCGCATGCTTCCGCCGAAGCACTACATCGGCGCCGTGGAGGCCATACCCGGCATCGTTCCGCTGGTGGAACGGCTCCGCGACGCCGGTGCCGCCTACGAGCTCGACGGCGACGTGTACTTCTCCGTCGAGACCGACCCGCACTTCGGCGGCGTCTCCAACCTCGACGCCGAGGCGATGCGGCTGCTCTCCGCCGAGCGCGGCGGCGACCCGGAGCGCCCCGGCAAGAAGAACCCCCTCGACCCGATGCTCTGGATGGCCGCCCGTGAGGGCGAGCCGAGTTGGGACGGCGCCTCCCTCGGCCCCGGCCGGCCCGGCTGGCACATCGAGTGCGTCGCCATCGCCCTGGACCACCTCGGCATGGGCTTCGACGTCCAGGGAGGCGGGTCCGACCTCGCCTTCCCGCACCACGAGATGGGCGCCTCGCACGCCCAGGTGCTGACCGGCGAATACCCCTTCGCCCAGGCCTATGTGCACGCCGGAATGGTCGCCCTGGACGGCGAGAAGATGTCCAAGTCCCGGGGCAATCTGGTCTTCGTCTCGAAGCTGCGCCATGACGGCGTGGACCCGGCGGCGATCCGCCTGGCGCTGCTGTCGCACCACTACCGGTCCGACTGGGAGTGGACGGACCAGGTGCTCGCCGACGCGGTGGAGCGGCTCGCGCGGTGGCGGTCCGCCGTCTCCCGGCCCGACGGACTGCCCGCCGAGGCCCTGGTCGAGGAGGTCCGCGAGGCCCTCGCCGACGATCTGGACGCGCCGGCCGCGCTGGCCGCCGTGGACCGCTGGGCCGAGCGCCAGAACGCCGACGGCGGTACGGACGAGGGCGCGCCCGGCCTCGTCTCGCGCACCGTCGACGCGCTGCTGGGTGTCGCCCTGTAA
- a CDS encoding SDR family NAD(P)-dependent oxidoreductase: MTTTSDFEGMGALVTGGASGIGAAVATMLLARGARVAVLDRETAGAPAGALAVKADVTDDDAVREAVDRAAAELGTLHTVVSNAGIGSIGTVEDNADDEWTRVLDINVLGMVRTARHALPHLRRAAAARPGAVSITQTCSIAATAGLPQRALYSASKGAVLSLTLAMAADHVREGIRVNCVNPGTADTPWIGRLLGRADDPAAERAALNARQPLGRLVSADEVAAAIVYLASPAAASVTGTALAVDGGMQGLRLRPAES; this comes from the coding sequence ATGACCACAACGAGCGACTTCGAGGGAATGGGCGCCCTGGTCACGGGCGGCGCCTCCGGCATCGGGGCAGCCGTCGCGACCATGCTGCTGGCCCGCGGCGCGCGGGTGGCCGTACTGGACCGGGAGACCGCCGGCGCTCCCGCGGGCGCCCTCGCCGTCAAGGCGGACGTCACCGACGACGACGCCGTGCGCGAGGCGGTCGACCGCGCCGCCGCCGAACTGGGCACGCTGCACACCGTCGTGTCCAACGCGGGCATCGGCTCCATCGGCACGGTCGAGGACAACGCCGACGACGAGTGGACCCGGGTCCTGGACATCAACGTCCTCGGCATGGTCCGCACCGCCCGGCACGCCCTGCCCCATCTGCGGCGCGCCGCGGCCGCCCGCCCCGGCGCCGTGTCGATCACCCAGACCTGCTCCATCGCGGCGACCGCCGGGCTGCCGCAGCGCGCCCTGTACAGCGCGAGCAAGGGAGCGGTCCTCTCGCTGACCCTGGCGATGGCCGCCGACCACGTCCGTGAGGGGATCCGGGTCAACTGCGTCAACCCCGGCACCGCGGACACCCCGTGGATCGGCCGGCTCCTCGGCCGGGCCGACGACCCGGCCGCCGAGCGGGCCGCGCTCAACGCCCGCCAGCCGCTGGGACGCCTGGTGTCGGCCGACGAGGTGGCCGCCGCGATCGTCTACCTCGCGAGCCCCGCCGCCGCCTCGGTCACCGGTACGGCCCTGGCCGTCGACGGCGGCATGCAGGGGCTGCGCCTGCGCCCCGCCGAGAGCTGA
- a CDS encoding NPCBM/NEW2 domain-containing protein: MQTSTRIRAAAVAALFGLLAVLAGPGAAEAGAAEPDTTVGDLTGFSADGSVYHLKAGTAEARVSFVSAETFRIELAPDGTFSDPAGDDIVLPQGTPPHTRWKERSDRYELSTASFTLRAYKSPLRFALYRADGSQVWSEAKGLSWNGEKTTQTLARGADEQFYGAGMQNGRGNTSHRDKTVEVGVDYNWDDGGHPNSVPFYLSSAGYGVFRNTYAPNTYAFTDPVTTSAEEKRFDAYYFAGDSAKKVIGQYTKLTGKPFLPPVYGMEIGDADCYLHNANRGERHTLDALKVADGYLEHDMPNGWMLVNDGYGCGHEDLAETAKGLQDRDMQLGLWTQDGIDRIADQVKAGQRVAKLDVAWIGAGYKFALDGCKDAYKGIEDNSDARGFTYAPESWSGAQRCGVQWSGDQYGTWDYIRWQIPTYAGATMSGLAYTTGDVDGIFGGSAKTYTRDLQWKMFLGTTMTMDGWAASDKQPYRYGEPYTTINRDYLKLKESLLPYQYSYAHEATKTGVGMVRPLVLEYPDDPKAATDAAKYEFMSGEDFLVAPVYQDSTERDGIYLPKGTWTDYWSGRTYEGPVTLDDYSAPLDTLPLFVKGGASVPMWPGIRSYKDRTVGSPLAWDVYPQGRSSFTLYEDDGVTRQHRDGKYATQRADVDAPVRGAGDVTVRIGASEGKFTGKQSERPYEFTVHTGSAPSAVELGGKLPRLASAAAFKAAKQGWWYDRDDRGGVVKIKTAPLSTGKKFSVRLKDTSAVGGRHAAAGAVVSAPSGQEVGAGAAGTVAVDVTAGRADVTGAEVGLDVPEGWQVARTVKVDRIPAGTTRRVEVSVTPAKDAAAGEARITALVRYRSAGESRTATQRFAAGVMPPPPTGEAWASDLVWLKSTNGYGPAERDRSNGESGASDGHPLTLAGKTYEKGIGTHADSDIEVYLGGRCTAFTADAGIDDEINGYGEVAFSVEADGKVLWTSPKVTGASATLPVDVKLDGARHVHLKVTDTNGSRTGDHGDWAAARFSCS, from the coding sequence ATGCAAACATCAACGCGCATCAGAGCGGCGGCAGTTGCAGCCTTGTTCGGGCTGCTCGCCGTCCTCGCGGGCCCCGGCGCGGCCGAGGCCGGCGCCGCCGAACCGGACACCACGGTCGGTGACCTCACCGGATTCTCCGCCGACGGATCCGTCTACCACCTGAAGGCCGGCACCGCCGAGGCGCGGGTCAGCTTCGTCTCCGCCGAGACCTTCCGTATCGAACTCGCCCCGGACGGCACGTTCTCGGACCCGGCCGGCGACGACATCGTCCTGCCGCAGGGCACCCCGCCGCACACCCGGTGGAAGGAGCGGAGCGACCGCTACGAGCTCTCCACCGCCAGTTTCACCCTGCGCGCCTACAAGTCGCCCCTGCGTTTCGCCCTGTACCGGGCCGACGGAAGCCAGGTCTGGTCCGAGGCCAAGGGACTGAGCTGGAACGGCGAGAAGACCACCCAGACCCTGGCCCGTGGCGCGGACGAGCAGTTCTACGGCGCCGGCATGCAGAACGGCCGGGGCAACACCTCGCACCGCGACAAGACCGTCGAGGTGGGCGTCGACTACAACTGGGACGACGGCGGCCACCCCAACTCGGTGCCGTTCTACCTCTCCTCGGCCGGCTACGGCGTCTTCCGCAACACCTACGCGCCGAACACCTATGCCTTCACCGACCCGGTGACCACCAGCGCCGAGGAGAAGCGCTTCGACGCCTACTACTTCGCGGGCGACAGCGCCAAGAAGGTCATCGGGCAGTACACGAAGCTCACCGGCAAGCCCTTCCTGCCGCCCGTGTACGGAATGGAGATCGGCGACGCCGACTGCTACCTCCACAACGCCAACCGCGGTGAACGCCACACCCTGGACGCGCTCAAGGTCGCCGACGGCTACCTGGAGCACGACATGCCGAACGGCTGGATGCTCGTCAACGACGGCTACGGCTGCGGTCACGAGGACCTCGCCGAGACCGCCAAGGGCCTCCAGGACCGGGACATGCAGCTCGGTCTGTGGACCCAGGACGGCATCGACAGGATCGCCGACCAGGTCAAGGCCGGTCAGCGGGTCGCCAAGCTGGACGTCGCCTGGATCGGGGCCGGCTACAAGTTCGCCCTGGACGGCTGCAAGGACGCGTACAAGGGCATCGAGGACAACAGCGACGCCCGCGGCTTCACCTACGCCCCCGAAAGCTGGTCGGGCGCGCAGCGCTGCGGCGTGCAGTGGTCCGGCGACCAGTACGGCACGTGGGACTACATCCGCTGGCAGATCCCGACCTACGCGGGCGCCACGATGTCCGGCCTCGCCTACACCACGGGCGACGTCGACGGCATCTTCGGCGGCAGCGCCAAGACCTACACCCGTGACCTCCAGTGGAAGATGTTCCTGGGGACCACGATGACGATGGACGGCTGGGCGGCCAGCGACAAGCAGCCCTACCGGTACGGAGAGCCGTACACCACCATCAACCGCGACTACCTCAAGCTCAAGGAGTCGCTGCTGCCCTACCAGTACTCCTACGCGCACGAGGCGACCAAGACCGGCGTCGGCATGGTCCGTCCGCTCGTCCTCGAATACCCGGACGACCCGAAGGCGGCGACGGACGCCGCGAAGTACGAGTTCATGTCCGGCGAGGACTTCCTCGTCGCACCGGTCTACCAGGACAGCACCGAGCGCGACGGCATCTATCTGCCGAAGGGCACCTGGACCGACTACTGGAGCGGGCGGACGTACGAGGGTCCGGTCACCCTCGACGACTACAGCGCCCCGCTCGACACCCTGCCGCTGTTCGTCAAGGGCGGTGCCAGTGTGCCGATGTGGCCCGGCATCCGCTCGTACAAGGACCGCACTGTCGGCTCCCCGCTCGCCTGGGACGTCTACCCGCAGGGCAGGTCGTCCTTCACATTGTACGAGGACGACGGCGTCACCCGGCAGCACCGCGACGGCAAGTACGCCACCCAGCGGGCCGACGTGGACGCACCGGTCCGGGGCGCGGGCGACGTGACCGTGCGGATCGGCGCGAGCGAGGGGAAGTTCACGGGCAAGCAGAGCGAGCGCCCGTACGAGTTCACCGTGCACACCGGCTCCGCCCCGAGCGCGGTCGAGCTCGGCGGGAAGCTGCCCCGGCTGGCCTCCGCCGCCGCGTTCAAGGCCGCGAAGCAGGGCTGGTGGTACGACCGGGACGACCGCGGCGGTGTCGTGAAGATCAAGACCGCGCCGCTGTCCACCGGCAAGAAGTTCTCCGTGAGGCTGAAGGACACCAGCGCGGTCGGCGGCCGGCACGCCGCGGCGGGCGCCGTGGTCTCCGCGCCGTCCGGGCAGGAGGTCGGCGCCGGGGCCGCGGGCACCGTCGCCGTCGATGTCACCGCGGGCAGGGCCGATGTGACCGGCGCCGAGGTCGGTCTGGACGTCCCCGAGGGCTGGCAGGTCGCACGGACCGTGAAGGTGGACCGGATCCCGGCGGGCACCACCCGTCGGGTCGAGGTGTCCGTCACCCCCGCGAAGGACGCCGCGGCGGGCGAGGCACGGATCACCGCACTCGTCCGCTACCGGTCGGCCGGTGAGTCCCGGACCGCCACGCAGCGGTTCGCGGCCGGAGTCATGCCACCGCCGCCCACCGGCGAGGCCTGGGCGAGCGATCTGGTGTGGCTGAAGTCCACCAACGGCTACGGACCGGCCGAACGGGACCGCAGCAACGGCGAGTCGGGCGCGAGCGACGGGCACCCGCTGACCCTCGCCGGGAAGACGTACGAGAAGGGGATCGGCACCCATGCCGACTCCGACATCGAGGTCTATCTCGGCGGGCGCTGCACCGCGTTCACCGCCGACGCGGGGATCGACGACGAGATCAACGGCTACGGCGAGGTGGCCTTCTCCGTCGAGGCGGACGGCAAGGTGCTGTGGACCTCCCCGAAGGTGACCGGGGCTTCGGCGACCCTGCCGGTCGACGTGAAGCTCGACGGTGCGCGGCATGTGCACCTGAAGGTCACGGACACCAACGGTTCCAGGACCGGTGACCACGGGGACTGGGCCGCGGCCCGGTTCAGCTGCTCCTGA
- a CDS encoding L-fuconate dehydratase → MSQTVTDFEVHDIRFPTSEQLDGSDAMNPDPDYSAAYVVLRTDVPDRTDGPDSGSGGIEGHGFCFTIGRGNEVMAAAIEALRPYLVGRPAPRTAADLAALHRELTHDSQLRWLGPEKGVMHMAAGAVVNAAWDLAAKLAGRPVWEFLAGMTPEELVSLVDFRYLSDALTPEEALAILRAAEPGRAERAERLRAEGYPAYTTSPGWLGYSDDKLVRLAKEAVADGFTQIKLKVGGNLRDDVRRLALARDAVGPDIRIAVDANQRWDVSDAVEWMTALAPYDPHWIEEPTSPDDILGHAAVRAGQPVKVATGEHVANRVVFKQLLQAGAVDFVQIDAARVAGVNENLAILLLAAKYGVPVCPHAGGVGLCELVQHLSMFDYVAVSGSWDNRVIEYVDHLHEHFADPTVIESGRYTAPSSPGFSARMLPESIAAHRYPQGAVWQARRAEEAHR, encoded by the coding sequence ATGAGTCAGACCGTCACGGATTTCGAGGTCCACGACATCCGTTTTCCGACCTCGGAACAACTGGACGGCTCGGACGCCATGAACCCCGATCCCGACTACTCGGCTGCCTACGTCGTACTGCGTACCGATGTCCCCGACCGCACGGACGGCCCGGACAGCGGCAGCGGCGGCATCGAGGGACATGGCTTCTGTTTCACCATCGGGCGCGGCAACGAGGTGATGGCCGCCGCCATCGAAGCGCTGCGCCCCTACCTGGTGGGGCGTCCGGCGCCCCGCACCGCGGCCGACCTCGCCGCACTGCACCGTGAGCTCACCCATGACTCGCAACTGCGCTGGCTCGGCCCGGAGAAGGGCGTGATGCACATGGCGGCCGGCGCGGTCGTCAACGCCGCCTGGGACCTGGCGGCCAAGCTGGCGGGCAGACCCGTCTGGGAGTTCCTCGCCGGGATGACGCCCGAGGAACTCGTCTCCCTCGTCGACTTCCGCTACCTCAGCGACGCCCTCACCCCCGAGGAGGCCCTGGCGATCCTGCGGGCCGCCGAACCGGGCCGGGCCGAGCGCGCCGAACGGCTGCGCGCCGAGGGGTACCCGGCGTACACCACCTCGCCCGGCTGGCTGGGCTACAGCGACGACAAGCTGGTCAGGCTGGCGAAGGAGGCCGTCGCCGACGGCTTCACCCAGATCAAGCTGAAGGTCGGCGGCAACCTCCGCGACGACGTCCGCAGGCTCGCCCTGGCCCGCGACGCGGTCGGGCCCGACATCCGGATCGCCGTCGACGCCAACCAGCGCTGGGACGTCTCGGACGCGGTCGAGTGGATGACCGCGCTCGCGCCGTACGACCCGCACTGGATCGAGGAACCGACCAGTCCCGACGACATCCTCGGCCACGCCGCCGTCCGGGCCGGCCAGCCGGTCAAGGTCGCCACCGGCGAACACGTCGCCAACCGCGTCGTGTTCAAGCAGCTGCTCCAGGCCGGAGCCGTCGACTTCGTCCAGATCGACGCGGCACGCGTCGCGGGCGTCAACGAGAACCTGGCGATCCTGCTGCTCGCCGCGAAGTACGGCGTGCCGGTCTGCCCGCACGCGGGCGGGGTAGGACTCTGCGAGCTGGTGCAGCACCTCTCCATGTTCGACTACGTGGCGGTCTCCGGCAGTTGGGACAACCGCGTGATCGAGTACGTCGACCATCTCCACGAGCACTTCGCCGACCCCACCGTGATCGAGTCCGGCCGCTACACCGCGCCGAGCTCCCCGGGCTTCTCCGCCCGGATGCTCCCCGAGTCGATCGCCGCACACCGCTACCCGCAGGGCGCCGTATGGCAGGCCCGCCGCGCCGAGGAGGCCCACCGATGA
- a CDS encoding SCO1664 family protein, whose protein sequence is MPAPERIPSRSLTGTDPVALLAEGELTVLGQIRGASNAVLYCTVARDGEEATCVYKPVAGEQPLWDFPDGTLAGREVAAYEISEVTGWGLVPPTVLRDGPYGEGMCQLWIDAAPEDGEAGAAGEPPLLALVEDQEPGEGWKAVARAEVGEGRTALLVHADDARLRRLAVLDAVINNGDRKGGHLLPAPGGRLYGIDHGVTFNADDKLRTLLWGWAGEPLTAEAVEVVERLGAELAPGTPLVTRLGELITEVEIEALRGRVAGLRETGRHPEPSGEWPSIPWPPV, encoded by the coding sequence ATGCCCGCGCCAGAACGGATACCGTCGCGGAGCCTGACCGGCACCGACCCGGTCGCCCTGCTCGCCGAGGGGGAGCTCACCGTCCTCGGGCAGATCCGCGGGGCGTCCAACGCGGTGTTGTACTGCACGGTCGCGCGCGACGGCGAGGAGGCGACCTGCGTCTACAAGCCGGTGGCCGGCGAACAGCCCCTGTGGGACTTCCCGGACGGCACGCTCGCCGGGCGCGAGGTGGCCGCGTACGAGATATCCGAGGTGACCGGATGGGGCCTCGTGCCGCCCACCGTGCTGCGGGACGGTCCGTACGGCGAGGGCATGTGCCAGCTGTGGATCGACGCGGCGCCCGAGGACGGCGAGGCCGGTGCGGCGGGCGAGCCCCCGCTGCTCGCGCTCGTCGAGGACCAGGAGCCCGGGGAGGGCTGGAAGGCCGTCGCCCGTGCCGAGGTCGGCGAGGGGCGGACGGCCCTGCTGGTCCACGCGGACGACGCGCGGCTGCGGCGGCTGGCCGTCCTCGACGCCGTGATCAACAACGGGGACCGCAAGGGCGGCCATCTGCTGCCCGCGCCCGGCGGCCGGCTGTACGGCATCGACCACGGTGTGACCTTCAACGCGGACGACAAGCTGCGCACGCTGCTCTGGGGGTGGGCGGGGGAGCCGCTGACGGCGGAGGCCGTCGAGGTCGTCGAGCGGCTGGGGGCGGAACTCGCGCCGGGCACCCCGCTCGTCACCCGGCTGGGCGAGCTGATCACCGAGGTCGAGATCGAGGCGTTGCGGGGCCGTGTGGCGGGGCTGAGGGAGACGGGACGGCACCCGGAGCCGAGCGGGGAGTGGCCGTCGATCCCCTGGCCGCCGGTCTGA
- a CDS encoding histidine phosphatase family protein has product MPTLILVRHGRSTANTAGVLAGRTPGVALDERGAEQAAALPGRLAGLPLAAAVSSPLQRCRETLRPLLAARPELELHTEERISECDYGDWSGRKLAELADEPLMGVVQQHPSAAAFPGGESMRGMQARAVDAVRDWNARIEAGHGDDAVYVMCSHGDIIKALVADALGMHLDLFQRIHADPCSVTAIRYTRLRPFLLRLGDTGDLASLAPREHPGGADPGARPGRDADAAVGGGAGAP; this is encoded by the coding sequence ATGCCCACCCTGATCCTCGTACGCCACGGACGCTCCACCGCCAACACGGCCGGGGTGCTCGCGGGCCGCACCCCCGGTGTCGCGCTCGACGAGCGCGGTGCCGAACAGGCCGCGGCACTGCCCGGACGGCTCGCCGGGCTGCCCCTGGCCGCAGCCGTCAGCAGCCCGCTGCAGCGCTGCCGGGAGACCCTGCGGCCGCTCCTCGCCGCCCGGCCGGAGTTGGAACTGCACACCGAGGAGCGGATCAGCGAGTGCGACTACGGTGACTGGTCGGGGCGCAAACTCGCGGAGCTCGCCGACGAACCGCTGATGGGCGTCGTGCAGCAGCACCCGTCCGCCGCGGCGTTCCCCGGCGGCGAGTCGATGCGCGGCATGCAGGCGCGCGCCGTCGACGCGGTACGGGACTGGAACGCCCGTATCGAGGCCGGGCACGGCGACGACGCCGTCTACGTGATGTGCTCGCACGGCGACATCATCAAGGCCCTCGTCGCCGACGCGCTCGGCATGCATCTCGACCTCTTCCAGCGGATCCACGCCGACCCCTGCTCGGTCACCGCGATCCGCTACACCAGGCTGCGGCCCTTCCTGCTGCGGCTCGGCGACACCGGGGACCTCGCGTCGCTGGCACCGCGCGAGCACCCCGGCGGGGCCGACCCGGGCGCGCGCCCGGGTCGGGACGCGGACGCGGCTGTCGGGGGCGGCGCTGGGGCGCCGTGA